The genomic DNA ACTCAATTCATACCGTCTCCTTTCGATCTGTGTTGTGGTTAAGTGTTTATCACGAAAAAGGGTCAACGTCTTCCGCAATGTGTCCATTGGACTTACTCTCGAAGGCCTGCCGGCACATCAATGCAAAATTTACGGAGTGTTTCGTGAGAGTTACCAACTAATACTGATCCGCGTTCATACCACCACGAACACACCAAACAAAGAAGGAGTTGGCCACCTTATCACCGGCAGTCACCTGACCATTGAAGAAGTTCACGAACCACGCAATGGTCGGACGATCGCTGTCCGATGTAGCCGTCCAATAGACATTCGGCTGCACACCACTAAACGGATGGCCCGTCGGCAAGGCCGGATTCAAGTTGACAGCGTCCACCAGACTGCTCAGCTCCACCACAGAGGGCAACCGCCAGCCCTTTCTACCTCCCACAATCTTGTTGGCACAAGAGCCGACGTAAAAACGCGCGCTTTCCCAGTTGCGGGGGGGCGTATCCGGCGCCTGTTCCCACACCAGCCCCGTTTCATTATCCCGCACCGCAGCGTTGGCAAAGTCTGCCAAAAGCGTGAACCGAGTGGTTCCTGTGATAACCTTATCCCAATTCTGCGCCAGGCCGACATGTGGATCATCTTTTGCTGGTGCTGCTGCGAAAGCCTGGTTACTATTGTTCGCCAAGGTCATGCCACCAATTAAGATCGCCAACGAGATACTCATTCCCAATCGAACGGTTGTGTTGCGCACAGTGCATCCCTCCTTATTGATTCTTGGCTAGCCGACGCCAATCCCCAATTCAGCACGAAAACCTAGACTCCTTCCCCGCGAGAGAACTTGTGCCATAGGGAAGGGTACAGATTGGTTACAGATAAGGCAGTTTCTAGTTGCTGGCGGCTGGATAGACCTGACGATCAGGCTTTTCTGCCGAGAAGATGTGGACTTACGGTCATTTTTGAGGTTGTTTCCCTGTACCCCTTACACTAAGATCCCCTGCCGACACAGTCAAATGTCCTTCGGGGTAAGGATGCCGGGATCTCGAACAGCATCACCGCAGTTCTTCTATGGGAAACTGGCTGCCTCTGCGTTGCCAAATGTCCTGAAACGACCCCGCCTGCTGCGCCAGCTCGACCAGGCCCGTGCAAAGCCGATTATCTGGTTGATGGGGCCGCCGGGCGCGGGCAAGACGACGCTCGTCGCCAGCTACCTGCAACTCCGGAAACTCCCCAGCCTTTGGTATCAACTCGATGAAGGCGATGCCGATATCGGCAGCTTCTTTCACTATCTTGGCCTTGCCGTCAAACGAGCTGCTCCGCGATACCGACGCCCGCTGCCCCATCTCACCCCGGAATATCGCGCGTCCCTCATGACCTTCACTAGGCGCTTCTTCGACGAGCTGTTCTCACGGCTGAAGCCCCCATTTGTGTTAGTCTTCGATCACTACCATGAGGTTCCTATAGAATCACAACTGCATGACGTGCTGTCGGTTGCCCTCGATACAGTCCCAGACGGCATCACATGGATATTTATCAGCCGAGCGCACCCTCCCATCGCAGTTGCCCGGCTGCAGGCCCGGCAGGTACTCCATGTATTTGAACCTGATGCGCTACGGCTTACACCTGAAGAAGCCACCCAGTTAGTCAGGCTTCAGACTCAATCCCAACGAGACCAACCTTCCACTGAGCTGATCGAGCAAATCCATGCCAAGACCGCCGGATGGGTGGCAGGCATGATCCTCATGCTGAAGAGCGATCGGATGGACGAGCTTGCGAATAGTATCCTGGATGTCGAGACGCCGGAAATCATCTTTGATTATTTGGCTCGAGAAGCGTTGAGCGGTATCCCTCAGGAAACCCAAAATTTCCTGTTCAAGACGGCTTCGCTGCCGACCATGACGGTCGCTGTAGCGGAACGGTTGACCGGTCTGCCGACTGCTGAGCGAATTCTTAAACGACTGTATGAGACGCGGCAGTTTACCGAACGCCGGCTTCAAGACGGCCGAGTGCTGTATCAATACCATCCCCTCTTCCGCCAATTCCTCCTCCGACAAGCTCGGGAAGCGTTCAGCCCTAAACAGCTCAAAAGCTTGCAGTGCACGGCCGCCCTATTGTTGGAGGAAACCGGCCAG from Nitrospira sp. includes the following:
- a CDS encoding DUF1566 domain-containing protein; protein product: MRNTTVRLGMSISLAILIGGMTLANNSNQAFAAAPAKDDPHVGLAQNWDKVITGTTRFTLLADFANAAVRDNETGLVWEQAPDTPPRNWESARFYVGSCANKIVGGRKGWRLPSVVELSSLVDAVNLNPALPTGHPFSGVQPNVYWTATSDSDRPTIAWFVNFFNGQVTAGDKVANSFFVWCVRGGMNADQY